A genomic stretch from Hemibagrus wyckioides isolate EC202008001 linkage group LG18, SWU_Hwy_1.0, whole genome shotgun sequence includes:
- the LOC131368645 gene encoding dynein heavy chain-like, translating into MFTHLLLTFTHLQYTFYSPLHTFYSPLHTFNTPSTHLYTPSTHLYTPFTHLQHTFTHLLLTLTHIQHTFYSCLHTFYSPLHTFNTPSTHLYTPSIHLLLTFTHLQYTFYSPLHTFYSPLHTFNTPSTHLYTPSTHLYTPSTHLQHTFTHLLLTLTHIQHTFYSCLHTFYSPLHTFNTPSTHLYTPSIHLLLTFTHLLLTFTHLLLTFTHLQYTFYSPLHTFYSPLHTFYSPSTHLQHTFTHLLLTFTHLQHTFTHLLLTFTHIQHTFTHLLLTFTHLQHTFTHLLLTFTHFQHTFYSSLHTFYSPLHTFIYLLLTFTHLLLIFTHL; encoded by the coding sequence atgtttacacaccttctactcacctttacacaccttcaatacaccttctactcacctttacacaccttctactcacctttacacaccttcaatacaccttctactcacctttacacaccttctactcacctttacacaccttttactcaccttcaacacacctttacacaccttctactcaccttgacacacattcaacacaccttctactcatgtttacacaccttctactcacctttacacaccttcaatacaccttctactcacctttacacaccttcaatacaccttctactcacctttacacaccttcaatacaccttctactcacctttacacaccttctactcacctttacacaccttcaatacaccttctactcacctttacacaccttctactcacctttacacaccttctactcaccttcaacacacctttacacaccttctactcaccttgacacacattcaacacaccttctactcatgtttacacaccttctactcacctttacacaccttcaatacaccttctactcacctttacacaccttcaatacaccttctactcacctttacacaccttctactcacctttacacaccttctactcacctttacacaccttcaatacaccttctactcacctttacacaccttctactcacctttacacaccttttactcaccttctactcaccttcaacacacctttacacaccttctactcacctttacacatCTTCAACACACgtttacacaccttctactcacctttacacacattcaacacacctttacacaccttctactcacctttacacaccttcaacacacctttacacaccttctactcacctttacacactttCAACATACCTTCTACTCAtctttacacaccttctactcacctttacacaccttcatatatcttctactcacctttacacaccttctactcatcTTTACCCACCtttaa